A stretch of the Halomonas sp. BDJS001 genome encodes the following:
- the cas5e gene encoding type I-E CRISPR-associated protein Cas5/CasD, with translation MTDYLIFRLYAPLASWGEAAVGETRPIATYPGKGAVLGLLGAALGVRRDDDAGQTQLRESIAMGVKQYTPGMLMRDYHTVQMPAAQSKVSYHTRKEELSGPRDALKTILSSRDYRCDGLWTVAVWLTPAATLTLSELEQALKTPYYPLYLGRKSCPPAAPLAPQRRECSTLKEALDIDFPPLNKRYGNDKVALRFPDEALYAWEGEASRLDGDGQAAEYNDVWDLPLNRRRWQFGPRLEFRRAIAAEEAR, from the coding sequence ATGACCGACTATCTTATTTTTCGGCTCTATGCGCCGCTTGCCAGTTGGGGCGAAGCCGCGGTTGGTGAAACGCGTCCTATAGCGACTTACCCAGGTAAAGGTGCCGTGCTTGGTTTGCTTGGGGCCGCACTAGGTGTTCGCCGGGATGACGATGCAGGCCAAACGCAACTGCGCGAGAGCATTGCCATGGGCGTAAAACAGTACACCCCCGGTATGCTGATGCGTGACTATCACACCGTGCAGATGCCCGCTGCGCAGTCAAAAGTGAGCTATCACACCCGCAAAGAAGAGCTAAGCGGGCCGCGCGATGCGCTAAAAACCATACTTTCCAGCCGGGATTATCGCTGTGATGGTCTATGGACAGTGGCCGTCTGGCTAACGCCAGCGGCAACCCTGACGCTTTCTGAGCTTGAGCAAGCGCTCAAAACGCCCTATTACCCACTTTATCTAGGGCGCAAATCCTGCCCGCCCGCTGCGCCGCTTGCACCCCAACGGCGAGAATGCAGCACGCTCAAAGAAGCGCTTGATATTGACTTCCCACCTTTAAACAAACGCTACGGCAATGACAAAGTGGCGCTGCGTTTTCCCGATGAAGCGTTATACGCCTGGGAGGGTGAGGCTAGTAGGTTAGACGGCGATGGCCAGGCGGCAGAGTACAATGATGTGTGGGATTTGCCGCTGAATCGCCGCCGCTGGCAGTTTGGCCCTCGGTTAGAGTTTCGTCGGGCCATAGCAGCAGAGGAGGCGCGCTAA
- a CDS encoding YjgN family protein — MVFKTGLLTVLTLGIYRFWQTTRIRQYLWGSTSANNSALEYTGTGLEKFIGFLIALVILALYLGVFQMLLFYFGLSMFNVSSSATNPAEQTRYLVVVYINILAVLPLLFYASYQKRRYMMSRTRWCGIRFSMEKGAWGYVIRAIGYRLLTVVTLGALAPLATFKLEQYMAERSYYGDVGIKQGGTWTRLYSALIHLFIGVVILLVSVGAFSWGYDGLASAILFVGSIWVAIGFVHYQVKSFAYMTSHKTLGEEVGFKAEPRTGEIVRIYLIASVGMGVMSLFIIFIVSVMTAIFDFGISSVTVGFIGAALSYIFLFLLFQAMKMVMITQPILGHYVQTFSIINPEPLSQIQQRQADEAVGAEGVADALDVAGAF; from the coding sequence CTGGTTTTTAAAACCGGCTTACTCACTGTCCTTACTCTGGGGATTTACCGTTTCTGGCAAACGACGCGCATCCGTCAGTATCTTTGGGGTTCTACAAGCGCCAATAATTCTGCTCTGGAGTACACGGGAACAGGGCTTGAGAAGTTTATTGGCTTCCTCATTGCTCTGGTTATCCTGGCATTGTATCTCGGCGTGTTTCAGATGTTACTCTTCTACTTCGGCCTTTCGATGTTTAACGTCTCGTCGAGTGCTACTAATCCTGCGGAGCAAACCCGTTATCTGGTTGTTGTGTATATAAATATTCTGGCTGTTTTGCCTCTTCTCTTTTATGCCAGTTATCAGAAGCGCCGATACATGATGAGTCGAACGCGGTGGTGCGGCATTCGTTTTAGTATGGAAAAAGGCGCGTGGGGCTATGTGATCCGTGCCATTGGCTACCGATTGCTTACGGTCGTCACGCTAGGGGCGCTTGCCCCGTTAGCGACGTTCAAGTTAGAGCAGTATATGGCCGAGCGGAGTTACTATGGTGATGTTGGTATTAAGCAGGGTGGAACTTGGACGCGTCTTTACTCAGCGCTAATACATTTGTTTATTGGCGTCGTCATTCTACTGGTAAGCGTAGGTGCTTTTTCCTGGGGTTATGACGGCTTGGCGTCAGCCATTCTTTTTGTTGGTAGCATCTGGGTGGCTATCGGTTTTGTGCATTACCAGGTTAAGAGTTTTGCTTATATGACATCCCACAAGACGTTAGGCGAGGAGGTTGGCTTTAAGGCTGAGCCACGAACGGGGGAGATTGTTCGGATCTACTTAATTGCAAGTGTCGGGATGGGGGTGATGTCGTTATTTATAATATTTATAGTAAGTGTCATGACGGCCATTTTTGATTTTGGTATCTCGTCAGTCACGGTTGGATTCATTGGTGCTGCGCTGAGCTATATCTTTTTATTTTTGCTGTTTCAGGCAATGAAAATGGTGATGATTACTCAGCCTATACTGGGTCATTATGTTCAGACGTTCAGCATTATAAATCCCGAGCCTTTAAGTCAAATCCAGCAGCGTCAGGCAGATGAGGCCGTTGGTGCTGAGGGCGTGGCTGATGCACTTGATGTCGCTGGCGCATTTTAA
- the cas7e gene encoding type I-E CRISPR-associated protein Cas7/Cse4/CasC — MSHFIQLHLLTSYPPANLNRDDLGRPKTALMGGAKRLRVSSQSLKRTWRTSALFEEALAGHVGTRTKRLGKEAYDQLVEKGVDQKMAGACAEKIAGVFGKLRKVEKGEPKEFEIEQLVHVGLEERQAISALVETLAAEKREPNDDELKLLRHKPAAADVALFGRMLAAVPEYNVDAACQVAHAITVHAAEVEDDYFTAVDDLNSGDKDRGAAHIGESGFGAGLFYLYICIDRQQLVENLQGNSELADQAIAALVEAAVKTSPKGKQNSFGSRAHASYVLAEKGNQQPRSLSTAYLRPVTGQDQTLDAIKCLERQAQAFDDAYEPGADSRFVISAEPDYEGPQLKGDVKKGNLAELAAFLKTDQ; from the coding sequence ATGAGCCACTTTATTCAACTGCACCTGCTGACCTCTTATCCGCCCGCCAACCTGAACCGCGATGATTTGGGACGCCCCAAAACTGCCTTGATGGGTGGTGCTAAGCGTCTACGTGTCTCGTCACAAAGCCTTAAGCGTACTTGGCGTACCTCTGCGCTCTTTGAAGAAGCACTGGCTGGGCATGTGGGCACGCGTACTAAGCGTCTGGGCAAAGAAGCTTACGATCAGTTAGTAGAAAAAGGTGTTGATCAAAAAATGGCGGGGGCTTGCGCAGAAAAAATAGCGGGCGTGTTTGGCAAGCTGCGTAAAGTAGAAAAGGGCGAGCCTAAAGAGTTTGAGATTGAGCAGCTAGTGCACGTTGGCTTGGAAGAACGCCAAGCAATTAGCGCACTGGTGGAGACACTGGCGGCAGAGAAGCGCGAGCCCAACGATGATGAATTAAAACTCTTACGCCACAAGCCTGCCGCCGCCGATGTAGCGCTGTTTGGCCGTATGCTGGCTGCCGTGCCTGAATATAACGTTGATGCTGCCTGCCAAGTGGCCCATGCAATCACCGTACACGCTGCTGAAGTAGAAGATGATTATTTTACCGCTGTCGATGATTTAAACAGCGGTGATAAAGACCGTGGTGCTGCACATATTGGTGAATCTGGTTTTGGTGCCGGGCTGTTCTACCTGTATATCTGCATTGACCGTCAGCAGTTGGTTGAGAACTTGCAGGGCAACAGTGAATTAGCCGACCAAGCGATTGCAGCACTGGTGGAAGCTGCTGTCAAAACCTCCCCAAAAGGTAAGCAAAATAGTTTCGGTTCCCGCGCTCATGCAAGCTATGTGCTCGCTGAAAAAGGCAACCAGCAGCCGCGCTCGCTTTCTACCGCGTACCTGCGGCCCGTGACGGGGCAGGATCAAACGCTTGATGCGATCAAATGTCTGGAGCGCCAAGCACAAGCGTTTGATGATGCTTATGAACCAGGTGCCGATAGCCGTTTTGTCATCAGTGCCGAGCCTGACTATGAAGGGCCGCAGCTAAAAGGTGATGTAAAGAAAGGCAATCTTGCTGAATTGGCCGCTTTCTTAAAAACCGACCAGTAA
- the cas3 gene encoding CRISPR-associated helicase Cas3': protein MSYYHYWGKAQAKGQDVECHLLPYHNLDVAAVGWLLLSPDRPLTQRLAAQLSLEPDALRNLLVFWLGLHDIGKFARAFQGLFQPTSNLALVPPSAQYAYTERHDRLGDVVWEAKWLDWFEDGTLQWSTSLTRAERKALRAAFSVLSPPFFGHHGQPVSAGNIDIERFFCRDEHADDVEATRQFIADWANVVPPEWPIEQLFSEQWVYALQTLSWSIAGWATLSDWLGSNQDHFPYLQDQLPLSDYWQIALHNAEKALEETGFNKVSEPLPYAGMAEWFGKQSITPTPLQHTAETVALTDGPQLFILEDVTGSGKTEAACILTQRLLAAGHGDGLYFALPTMATSNAMYSRLGNLHRRFYTAESSPSFVLAHGARDLNDDFVAAVAAPQPADLDYTASELSATSRCNQWLADSRKKALLAEVGVGSIDQALMAILPFRHQSLRLYGLARKVLVIDEVHAYDNYMQTLLSQLLSYHARQGGSAILLTATLPRAMRSALMAAWQTGLGLPKTKPQKEDFPLLTHVSEGQPLELPLGSRKEVSRSVEVAWLTEEEQAIEAVLAAVEAGECIAWVRNTVDDAIRAFEAIEVRHPDPERCLLFHSRFAMVDRQRIESQVIERLGKDSTPEERKGQVLISTQVFQESLDCDVDVMISDIAPIDLLIQRAGRLQRHQRGERCLPRLLVLAPPWAEDPDEHWLKRTLPGTQAVYRDTSLSWLTQRVLRRLEAIRMPEEARDLIEGVYGPVSDYIPDALQAARYEQKGMQRTAGSMANFNALNLEEGYVKSDQWQEEQEIGTRLMEEPTVNVVLLSLTDDNELALWAGERRHADMLSQVKLRQSQAAKLAALPSRYESQWLATQERYKALKYIQPWLPSDDPECDYDTQWGVRLGSKEQTP, encoded by the coding sequence GTGAGTTACTATCACTATTGGGGCAAAGCGCAGGCTAAAGGGCAGGATGTGGAGTGCCATCTACTGCCGTATCACAACCTGGATGTTGCGGCGGTGGGCTGGTTGCTACTTTCGCCGGATAGACCGCTGACACAACGCTTGGCAGCGCAACTAAGTCTTGAGCCTGATGCACTACGTAATCTATTGGTTTTTTGGTTGGGTTTACACGATATCGGTAAGTTCGCCCGAGCCTTTCAGGGACTTTTTCAACCAACCTCAAACTTGGCATTAGTCCCTCCCTCTGCGCAATATGCCTATACCGAGCGCCATGATCGCTTGGGTGACGTGGTTTGGGAGGCTAAATGGCTAGACTGGTTTGAAGATGGCACGTTGCAGTGGTCAACAAGCTTGACGCGCGCTGAGCGAAAAGCGCTTCGCGCAGCTTTTTCTGTTCTCTCGCCACCCTTTTTTGGCCATCACGGTCAGCCAGTAAGCGCAGGCAATATCGACATAGAGAGGTTCTTCTGTCGTGATGAACATGCTGATGATGTAGAAGCAACGCGGCAGTTTATTGCCGATTGGGCCAACGTTGTTCCACCAGAGTGGCCTATCGAGCAGCTGTTTTCCGAACAGTGGGTTTATGCCCTGCAGACGCTAAGCTGGTCAATCGCAGGCTGGGCAACCTTAAGCGACTGGCTGGGCTCGAACCAGGATCACTTTCCCTACCTTCAAGATCAGCTACCTCTCTCCGATTATTGGCAAATTGCTTTACACAATGCTGAGAAAGCATTGGAAGAAACAGGGTTTAACAAGGTTTCCGAACCGTTGCCTTACGCCGGCATGGCCGAGTGGTTTGGCAAACAATCCATTACGCCAACGCCCTTGCAGCATACCGCCGAGACAGTAGCGCTCACGGATGGGCCGCAGTTGTTTATCTTGGAGGACGTCACCGGGTCAGGAAAAACCGAGGCCGCCTGTATTTTGACTCAGCGCCTATTAGCGGCAGGCCACGGCGATGGGCTCTATTTCGCACTGCCTACCATGGCGACTTCTAACGCCATGTATTCACGCTTGGGAAATTTGCATCGCCGCTTTTATACCGCTGAATCCTCTCCCTCTTTTGTCCTTGCCCACGGTGCGCGGGACTTAAACGACGACTTTGTCGCCGCCGTTGCCGCGCCTCAGCCTGCTGATTTGGATTACACCGCCAGCGAGCTATCGGCGACTAGTCGCTGCAATCAATGGCTAGCGGATTCGCGTAAAAAGGCGCTGCTGGCGGAAGTGGGCGTAGGCTCCATCGACCAAGCCTTGATGGCCATTTTACCGTTTCGCCACCAGTCGCTGCGCTTGTATGGGCTGGCGCGCAAGGTATTAGTGATTGACGAGGTTCACGCCTACGACAATTACATGCAGACCCTGCTGAGCCAACTGCTTAGCTATCACGCTCGACAGGGCGGTAGTGCTATTTTGCTAACAGCCACGCTACCCCGTGCTATGCGCAGCGCCCTAATGGCTGCTTGGCAAACGGGGCTTGGGCTGCCGAAAACTAAACCACAAAAAGAGGACTTTCCTTTACTGACCCATGTGAGCGAAGGGCAACCGTTAGAGCTGCCGCTGGGCTCGCGCAAAGAGGTGTCCAGGAGTGTTGAAGTCGCTTGGCTAACCGAAGAAGAACAGGCGATAGAGGCGGTGCTGGCAGCAGTAGAGGCCGGTGAGTGCATCGCCTGGGTGCGCAATACGGTAGATGACGCTATTCGTGCATTCGAAGCCATCGAAGTCCGGCACCCTGATCCTGAACGCTGCCTGCTGTTCCACAGCCGCTTTGCCATGGTGGATAGGCAACGCATTGAGTCCCAGGTCATTGAGCGTTTAGGCAAAGATTCAACGCCTGAAGAACGCAAGGGTCAAGTGTTGATCAGTACTCAGGTATTTCAGGAGTCTCTCGACTGCGATGTCGATGTGATGATTAGCGATATTGCCCCCATTGATCTGCTTATTCAGCGGGCAGGGCGGTTACAACGCCATCAGCGTGGGGAGCGCTGTCTGCCACGCCTGCTGGTACTAGCGCCGCCCTGGGCGGAAGATCCCGATGAGCATTGGCTCAAGCGTACGCTGCCAGGTACCCAGGCGGTTTACCGTGACACATCGTTAAGCTGGTTAACCCAGCGGGTACTGCGTCGTTTGGAAGCAATCCGCATGCCCGAGGAGGCTAGAGATCTTATCGAAGGCGTTTACGGGCCCGTATCTGACTATATTCCTGATGCTCTGCAGGCAGCGCGCTACGAACAAAAAGGAATGCAGAGAACGGCGGGCTCGATGGCAAACTTCAACGCACTCAACCTTGAAGAGGGCTATGTAAAAAGCGATCAGTGGCAGGAAGAGCAAGAGATAGGCACACGGCTGATGGAGGAGCCCACGGTCAATGTGGTGCTGCTGTCACTGACCGATGATAACGAGCTGGCGCTCTGGGCGGGTGAGCGCCGCCATGCTGATATGCTCAGTCAGGTGAAGCTACGCCAAAGCCAAGCTGCCAAGTTGGCAGCGTTACCAAGCCGTTATGAAAGCCAGTGGCTTGCCACTCAAGAACGCTATAAAGCCCTGAAATACATCCAGCCTTGGCTGCCCAGCGACGACCCTGAGTGCGACTACGACACCCAGTGGGGCGTAAGGTTAGGTAGTAAGGAGCAAACGCCATGA
- the cas1e gene encoding type I-E CRISPR-associated endonuclease Cas1e, with protein MGFIPLKPIPEKDRMSMIFIGMGQIDVRDGAFVVIDDVNGERMHIPVGSVACLLLEPGTRVSHAAIKLAATVGTLLIWVGDAGVRLYSAGQPGGARSDKLLYQAQLALDEKLRLKVVRKMFELRFGEEPPSRRSIEQLRGMEGARVRKTYQLLAKQYGVKWNGRRYDPKQWDASDVANQCLSAATACLYGITEAAILAAGYAPAIGYLHTGKPLSFVYDIADIVKFETVVPAAFRVAARNPPMPEREVRIACRDAFKQSHILQRLIPMIEDVLAAGDIQPPPPAPDAVPPAIPEPPSVGDAGHRSG; from the coding sequence ATGGGCTTTATTCCACTAAAGCCCATTCCCGAAAAAGACCGAATGTCGATGATCTTTATCGGGATGGGGCAGATAGATGTGCGCGACGGCGCTTTCGTCGTCATTGACGACGTTAATGGCGAGCGTATGCACATCCCGGTGGGCTCGGTCGCATGCCTGTTGCTTGAACCGGGTACCCGAGTTTCTCATGCCGCCATTAAGCTGGCGGCTACGGTCGGAACTTTACTGATTTGGGTGGGTGATGCTGGTGTAAGGCTATATAGCGCAGGCCAACCAGGCGGTGCGAGATCAGACAAGTTGTTGTACCAAGCGCAGCTAGCGCTAGATGAAAAATTGCGCCTTAAAGTAGTACGCAAAATGTTTGAGCTGCGTTTTGGTGAAGAGCCGCCTTCGCGTCGCAGCATCGAGCAACTGCGTGGTATGGAAGGCGCAAGGGTGCGCAAAACCTACCAACTATTAGCCAAACAGTATGGCGTTAAATGGAACGGACGTCGTTACGATCCTAAACAGTGGGACGCCTCGGATGTCGCAAACCAATGCCTATCAGCAGCAACCGCCTGCCTATACGGGATTACCGAAGCGGCTATTTTGGCAGCAGGCTACGCCCCCGCCATCGGGTATCTGCACACCGGCAAGCCATTGAGTTTTGTTTATGACATTGCCGACATCGTGAAGTTTGAAACGGTGGTACCCGCGGCCTTTAGAGTCGCGGCGCGCAATCCGCCTATGCCGGAAAGAGAGGTTCGTATCGCCTGCCGCGATGCATTCAAGCAATCCCACATACTCCAACGCTTAATCCCCATGATCGAAGATGTGCTTGCCGCTGGTGATATTCAGCCGCCGCCACCAGCACCCGATGCAGTACCGCCTGCGATTCCCGAACCACCTTCGGTCGGCGATGCCGGTCATAGGAGCGGATAA
- the casB gene encoding type I-E CRISPR-associated protein Cse2/CasB: MSDVLTPDTTEKEDLLTEAEKKSLVALKRDEAAALRRWWQRLTLPPQVLQALTPQPPLPRGVRAVLRRCDSAEAAMLTQGFRELWAMLPETTKQTDYRDEKLQVWSCIALIAAELREEKKSASLASRLGQQKEQTGKPLMSELRFQQLLSCRTPEEFIQRLRRALALADKKDISVVLLASVISLWWREHRGRLSAKPTQRLGFVLANDYFAATSRYSHRSD, from the coding sequence ATGAGTGATGTGTTAACGCCGGACACAACCGAGAAAGAAGATTTATTGACCGAGGCGGAGAAAAAGTCACTCGTTGCTTTGAAACGGGATGAAGCCGCCGCCCTACGCCGTTGGTGGCAGCGGTTGACGCTGCCGCCGCAGGTTTTGCAAGCATTGACACCTCAGCCACCGCTACCCCGTGGTGTACGAGCGGTACTGCGCCGCTGTGATAGCGCGGAGGCCGCGATGTTAACCCAAGGTTTTCGCGAGCTATGGGCGATGCTGCCGGAGACGACGAAACAAACGGATTATCGCGATGAAAAGCTGCAAGTTTGGTCATGCATCGCGTTAATCGCAGCGGAGTTGCGCGAAGAAAAGAAGAGCGCGTCGTTAGCCTCACGCCTTGGCCAGCAAAAAGAGCAAACCGGCAAACCGCTGATGAGCGAGCTGCGCTTTCAACAGTTACTTTCCTGCCGTACGCCTGAGGAGTTTATACAGCGCTTACGCCGTGCGCTGGCGCTTGCGGATAAGAAAGATATCAGTGTCGTACTGCTGGCGAGTGTTATCTCACTTTGGTGGCGCGAGCATCGTGGACGTTTGTCTGCCAAGCCTACCCAGCGGCTTGGATTTGTACTGGCAAATGACTATTTCGCGGCAACGTCTCGCTATAGCCATCGCAGCGACTGA
- the cas6e gene encoding type I-E CRISPR-associated protein Cas6/Cse3/CasE yields MYLSRVRVDLNGLSREKLFDVMNAEAYTAHQLLWQLFPGYEGPRPFIFRQELEEAEESKGPKGLPLFYLLSDREPSSVPGLLTAESKPYAPELKAGERLAFRLRANPTIAVSVPGKRGQRADVLMAAKKPFPPGQRTSQACVDAMNGKAREWLESRAETWGFSLPVTPELGAYRQHVLNKGSGKPVQFSTMDYEGLLEVTNPGKLIETMAHGIGRAKAFGGGLLLLRRP; encoded by the coding sequence ATGTATCTCTCACGCGTTCGTGTTGACCTGAACGGGCTCTCCCGCGAAAAGCTGTTTGATGTAATGAACGCGGAAGCCTATACGGCTCACCAGCTTTTATGGCAGCTATTCCCCGGCTACGAAGGGCCAAGGCCATTTATTTTTCGGCAAGAGCTGGAAGAAGCCGAAGAGAGTAAAGGCCCTAAAGGGCTACCGCTATTTTACCTTCTTTCAGACCGTGAACCCTCATCAGTGCCTGGCTTGCTGACCGCCGAGAGCAAACCCTACGCACCAGAGCTCAAAGCGGGCGAGAGACTGGCATTTCGCCTGCGCGCTAACCCCACGATAGCGGTTTCTGTGCCAGGGAAGCGCGGCCAGCGCGCGGATGTGTTAATGGCAGCCAAAAAGCCATTCCCGCCAGGTCAACGCACCAGCCAAGCCTGTGTTGATGCTATGAATGGCAAGGCCCGTGAGTGGCTCGAAAGTCGCGCTGAAACATGGGGCTTTAGCCTGCCGGTGACGCCAGAGCTGGGCGCCTACCGCCAACATGTGCTGAACAAAGGCAGCGGCAAGCCGGTTCAGTTCTCGACGATGGATTACGAAGGCCTGCTGGAAGTAACAAACCCTGGGAAACTTATCGAAACCATGGCCCATGGTATTGGTCGGGCCAAGGCATTTGGCGGTGGTTTGCTACTACTGCGCCGACCTTAG
- the casA gene encoding type I-E CRISPR-associated protein Cse1/CasA, translating into MNLLNDPWLPFLLKDGEVENRPPSAVADPDVINLALPRADFQGAAYQFLIGLLQTALPPKTHDDWLDWLMEPPSVEALEKAFAPFSRAFELDGDSPRFMQDLDPLEDVNNATVSGLLIDAPGANGIKNNTDFFVKRGRVEVMCDACAAIALYTMQINAPAGGAGIRVGLRGGGPLTTLVMPESSDASLWERLWLNVITQKEATRKRQQWSTPHPEEPSLFFWMADTRVSDKKGTEVLPEDTHPLHAYWSMPRRFRLLFEDADECPCDICGRKTERVVRELRAKKQGANYDGPWLHPLTPYRRDPKKPNELPLSSKGQPGGLGYRHWSGFVLNDEESSGAIAAAVLKSYIHKQKLVTQERAHGEDIQALLREARLWVFGYDMDNMKPRGWYSIEMPLVAIPRGQQERLRTWVHQLTELSRNIAWMVRTQVKNAWFSRPSDAKGDMSAIDNQFYDATQPEFFKALLALQQVLQQDSPPPHIPPDIAERWYFALKHEAMSVFEELALSGAQESMDLERATAAHRQLQSFLGGKSKGSKVVSDFIQQGDFDPSAQAKRNAASAASTTGDT; encoded by the coding sequence ATGAATCTCCTTAACGACCCATGGTTACCCTTCCTGTTAAAAGATGGAGAGGTAGAGAATCGCCCACCCTCAGCCGTGGCTGACCCTGATGTTATTAACCTCGCTCTGCCGCGAGCGGACTTTCAAGGAGCAGCCTATCAGTTCCTGATTGGTCTGCTGCAAACCGCACTGCCGCCGAAAACTCATGACGACTGGCTTGATTGGTTAATGGAGCCTCCGAGTGTTGAGGCGTTGGAGAAAGCGTTCGCCCCTTTCAGTCGCGCTTTTGAACTGGATGGCGACAGCCCTCGCTTTATGCAGGATCTTGATCCGCTTGAGGATGTAAACAACGCCACCGTCAGCGGTTTATTAATTGATGCCCCCGGCGCTAATGGCATCAAAAATAATACTGACTTTTTCGTAAAGCGCGGCCGTGTTGAGGTGATGTGTGACGCCTGCGCGGCCATAGCGCTGTACACCATGCAGATTAACGCACCTGCGGGCGGTGCCGGTATCCGCGTGGGCCTGCGTGGCGGTGGGCCACTGACAACACTGGTAATGCCGGAGTCATCAGATGCCAGTCTGTGGGAGCGCCTATGGCTAAACGTCATTACGCAGAAAGAAGCCACCCGGAAAAGGCAACAGTGGTCGACGCCGCATCCAGAAGAACCTTCACTATTTTTCTGGATGGCTGATACGCGGGTAAGCGATAAAAAAGGCACCGAGGTGCTACCTGAAGACACCCACCCCCTGCATGCTTACTGGTCAATGCCGCGTCGCTTCCGGCTGCTATTTGAAGACGCAGATGAATGCCCGTGCGATATTTGCGGACGAAAAACAGAGCGGGTCGTGCGCGAATTACGCGCTAAAAAACAGGGGGCCAACTACGACGGCCCATGGTTACATCCGCTAACCCCCTACCGACGTGATCCCAAAAAGCCCAATGAACTGCCACTTTCTAGCAAAGGTCAGCCGGGTGGGCTTGGCTATCGGCACTGGTCAGGCTTTGTGCTGAATGATGAAGAAAGCAGTGGTGCAATCGCGGCAGCGGTGCTGAAAAGCTATATCCACAAACAAAAGCTAGTGACACAAGAGCGAGCGCATGGCGAAGACATCCAGGCGTTGCTGAGAGAGGCGCGCCTATGGGTGTTTGGCTACGACATGGACAACATGAAGCCGCGCGGTTGGTACAGCATCGAAATGCCCTTGGTAGCAATTCCACGAGGCCAGCAGGAAAGGCTCCGCACCTGGGTTCATCAACTGACAGAGCTTTCGCGCAACATCGCCTGGATGGTACGTACCCAAGTCAAAAACGCCTGGTTTTCGCGGCCATCGGATGCCAAAGGCGATATGAGCGCCATTGATAACCAATTTTACGATGCAACCCAGCCTGAGTTTTTTAAAGCGCTGCTAGCCCTTCAGCAGGTGCTGCAACAAGACTCGCCGCCACCGCATATTCCTCCCGATATCGCAGAGCGTTGGTACTTCGCCCTTAAGCATGAAGCTATGAGCGTATTTGAAGAACTGGCACTAAGCGGCGCCCAGGAAAGCATGGATCTTGAACGTGCCACCGCTGCTCATAGGCAGTTGCAAAGCTTTCTTGGCGGCAAGAGTAAAGGTAGCAAAGTGGTGAGTGACTTTATCCAACAGGGTGATTTTGACCCCTCCGCGCAGGCCAAACGTAACGCGGCCTCTGCTGCATCCACGACAGGAGACACCTGA
- a CDS encoding DUF29 domain-containing protein, with product MAIHYEQDAYAWALEQAGLLRAGKLDKLDLEHLAEEIESMGKSERRALISQLARLLMHLLKWDHQPERRSRSWRLTIQDAQSKVQRLLKDNPSLKASLPELMNDAYDDARRAAAIEMDREPQEFPEHCLYSFEVAMDFQPNEH from the coding sequence ATGGCGATTCATTATGAGCAGGATGCCTACGCCTGGGCGCTTGAACAGGCGGGGCTGCTGCGGGCTGGAAAACTGGACAAGCTGGATCTGGAGCATCTCGCCGAGGAGATTGAGAGCATGGGGAAAAGCGAGCGACGCGCCTTGATTAGCCAACTGGCCCGCTTGCTGATGCACCTGCTGAAATGGGATCACCAACCGGAACGGCGTTCGCGGAGCTGGCGATTGACGATTCAGGATGCTCAAAGCAAGGTGCAGCGCTTGCTGAAAGACAACCCCAGCCTGAAGGCATCGCTGCCTGAACTGATGAACGACGCCTACGATGACGCCCGCCGGGCTGCGGCTATCGAAATGGATCGGGAACCTCAGGAGTTTCCCGAGCATTGCCTTTACAGCTTTGAAGTAGCGATGGACTTTCAACCCAACGAACATTGA
- the cas2e gene encoding type I-E CRISPR-associated endoribonuclease Cas2e, whose protein sequence is MAMLVVITEAVPPRLRGRLAVWLLEIRAGVYVGDVSRRIREMIWEQVEALAEDGNVAMAWASNHESGFEFQTYGENRREPVDHDGLRLVRFLPPQVN, encoded by the coding sequence ATGGCGATGCTCGTGGTAATTACAGAAGCCGTGCCGCCTCGTCTACGTGGCCGGTTGGCAGTATGGCTCTTGGAGATTAGAGCCGGAGTTTACGTGGGCGATGTTAGCAGGCGTATTCGTGAAATGATTTGGGAGCAGGTCGAGGCCCTAGCCGAAGATGGCAACGTAGCTATGGCCTGGGCCAGCAACCATGAATCCGGTTTTGAATTTCAAACCTATGGAGAAAACCGCCGAGAGCCAGTCGACCATGACGGACTACGTTTGGTGCGCTTTTTACCACCACAAGTTAACTAG